The proteins below come from a single Chitinophaga pinensis DSM 2588 genomic window:
- a CDS encoding type 1 glutamine amidotransferase, whose translation MHIHFVIHEVFEGPGAFIDWAKNRGHSIGYSSVYAGETLPDTIDRIDLLVVMGGPQSPGTTTLECPYFDAEAEMTLIRNCINAGKAVVGVCLGAQLIGQALGAAVEQSPQKEIGVFPIQLTAAGKHDSKSAHIPVGCEVGHWHNDMPGLTPESKVLAYSDGCPRQIIAYTELVYGLQCHMEFNTALIELLIKHAGEELLNKGRHLFVQDAETLRAYDFTAMNKQLFTFLDALTSGYTNQQ comes from the coding sequence ATGCACATACACTTTGTGATTCACGAAGTATTTGAAGGACCGGGGGCATTTATCGACTGGGCAAAAAACAGGGGACACTCCATCGGCTATTCCAGTGTTTATGCCGGGGAGACCTTACCTGATACCATAGACAGGATTGATCTGCTGGTAGTGATGGGAGGACCGCAAAGTCCGGGCACGACAACATTAGAATGTCCTTATTTTGATGCGGAAGCGGAGATGACACTGATCAGGAATTGTATCAATGCAGGTAAAGCAGTGGTGGGAGTTTGCCTGGGAGCACAGTTGATCGGACAAGCATTAGGCGCTGCCGTTGAGCAAAGTCCGCAGAAAGAAATCGGCGTATTTCCCATTCAGCTGACAGCAGCCGGTAAGCACGATAGCAAATCTGCACATATCCCGGTGGGTTGTGAAGTAGGACACTGGCATAATGATATGCCGGGGCTGACACCCGAAAGCAAAGTGCTGGCCTATAGTGATGGTTGTCCGCGACAGATAATAGCCTATACGGAGCTGGTGTATGGCTTACAATGTCATATGGAGTTTAACACCGCGCTGATAGAATTGCTGATCAAACATGCCGGAGAGGAGTTGTTGAATAAAGGCCGGCATCTCTTCGTACAGGATGCGGAGACCTTACGTGCATATGACTTTACCGCGATGAACAAACAACTGTTCACTTTCCTGGATGCCTTAACAAGTGGCTATACAAATCAACAATAG
- a CDS encoding ArsR/SmtB family transcription factor translates to MGATKTTLFTKEQNEIANMAKALAHPARIAILQYLVKKNSCVCGDLVEELGLAQATTSQHLKELKLAGIIQGNIEGASVCYCINPVVWKEYKALFNSFFGDVTLEGAKCC, encoded by the coding sequence ATGGGAGCAACAAAAACAACTTTATTCACAAAAGAGCAGAATGAGATAGCCAATATGGCAAAGGCGCTGGCACATCCGGCCCGCATAGCCATCTTACAATATCTTGTAAAGAAGAACTCCTGTGTTTGTGGAGATCTGGTGGAGGAATTGGGATTAGCCCAGGCTACGACTTCCCAGCATTTGAAGGAGCTGAAGCTGGCGGGTATTATACAGGGGAATATAGAGGGCGCGAGTGTTTGTTATTGTATCAATCCGGTGGTATGGAAGGAGTATAAAGCATTGTTTAATAGTTTCTTCGGGGATGTTACCCTGGAAGGTGCGAAATGCTGTTGA
- a CDS encoding arsenite methyltransferase, giving the protein MSTEQEKKDLVRQKYGEIALQDKTGNQASCCGASACSSEVYNIMSDDYTALEGYHAEADLGLGCGLPTQFARIKTGDTVIDLGSGAGNDCFIARHETGESGKVIGIDFTPAMIERARINAATRGYNNVEFRQGDIEKMPVTADIADVVVSNCVLNLVPDKENVFKEIFRVLKPGGHFSISDIVLEGVLPTSIQQAAEMYAGCVSGAIQKEAYLHLISSNQFTNITIQKEKAIFIPDDILSAYLSSSEIDQFRNSNTGIYSITVYAEKPAATCCAPGCCD; this is encoded by the coding sequence ATGTCTACAGAACAGGAAAAGAAAGACCTGGTCAGGCAGAAGTATGGTGAGATTGCCTTACAGGATAAAACAGGTAATCAGGCATCCTGCTGTGGCGCCAGTGCTTGTTCCAGTGAGGTGTACAACATCATGAGCGATGATTACACCGCTCTTGAGGGCTATCATGCAGAGGCAGACCTCGGTCTGGGTTGTGGTTTACCTACACAGTTCGCACGTATAAAAACCGGGGATACGGTCATTGACCTGGGTAGTGGCGCCGGGAATGACTGTTTTATCGCACGGCATGAAACGGGAGAAAGCGGGAAGGTAATCGGTATCGACTTCACCCCTGCCATGATTGAGCGGGCAAGGATTAATGCAGCGACACGGGGATATAATAACGTTGAGTTCAGACAGGGTGATATCGAGAAGATGCCTGTAACGGCCGATATAGCAGATGTGGTGGTCAGCAATTGTGTGCTTAACCTGGTGCCTGATAAAGAAAATGTATTCAAAGAGATCTTCCGTGTATTAAAACCAGGGGGACATTTCAGTATCTCGGACATTGTACTGGAAGGCGTCTTACCCACTAGCATCCAGCAGGCGGCTGAAATGTATGCAGGTTGCGTATCAGGAGCTATACAGAAAGAGGCATATTTGCATCTGATCAGTAGTAATCAGTTCACCAATATAACGATACAAAAAGAAAAGGCCATTTTTATACCGGACGATATATTATCTGCTTATCTCTCTTCCAGCGAAATAGATCAGTTCAGGAACAGTAATACAGGCATCTACAGCATTACTGTATATGCAGAAAAACCAGCGGCGACGTGTTGCGCACCTGGTTGCTGCGATTAA
- a CDS encoding helix-turn-helix domain-containing protein, with amino-acid sequence MIRHANTDIASYQFKEGLPVEFELISLGDLYQNNKIVLTAPHRAAFYHILWFKKGGFDHMVDFEPVPVEDNMLLFLNKDIVHFYDNDADVKGKGILFTDAFFGSTEADVRLLKESILFNDLFGVSAIRLPAGSSVFSAMFALMETEVQKAADPYQGKILKNLLHNFLLHAERERRTQDFKEIKKGPDLDYILLFRDLLETHYRVHKQVSFYAGELSVTEKRLNQATSRILGKTSKQMIDDRILLEAKRLLVHSTDTIKEIAYQLGFLEPTNFIKYFRKHSQHTPVEFREKLTGS; translated from the coding sequence ATGATCCGTCACGCTAATACAGATATCGCCAGTTACCAGTTCAAGGAAGGATTGCCCGTGGAGTTCGAACTGATCTCCCTGGGAGATCTTTATCAGAATAATAAAATAGTCCTGACTGCGCCGCATCGTGCCGCTTTCTATCATATCCTCTGGTTTAAGAAAGGTGGTTTCGATCATATGGTGGACTTCGAACCGGTACCTGTTGAAGATAATATGCTGCTCTTCCTTAATAAAGACATCGTCCACTTTTACGATAATGATGCAGACGTAAAAGGTAAAGGCATTCTCTTTACTGATGCATTCTTTGGCTCTACCGAAGCAGACGTCCGCCTCCTGAAAGAATCTATCCTCTTTAATGATCTCTTTGGCGTATCAGCCATCAGACTACCCGCCGGGTCTTCTGTCTTTAGCGCCATGTTTGCGCTGATGGAAACAGAGGTACAGAAAGCTGCCGATCCCTACCAGGGAAAGATCCTCAAAAACCTCCTGCACAACTTCCTCTTACACGCAGAAAGGGAAAGACGTACACAGGACTTCAAAGAGATCAAAAAAGGTCCCGATCTGGATTATATCCTGTTATTCCGTGATCTGCTGGAAACACATTACCGTGTACACAAACAGGTCAGCTTTTATGCAGGAGAGTTGAGCGTAACAGAAAAACGCCTGAACCAGGCCACTTCCCGGATACTAGGAAAAACATCCAAACAGATGATCGATGACCGTATCCTCCTGGAAGCAAAAAGACTGCTGGTACACTCTACCGATACGATCAAGGAAATCGCGTATCAGTTGGGATTTCTTGAGCCTACGAACTTCATCAAGTATTTCCGCAAACATAGTCAGCATACCCCTGTAGAGTTCAGAGAGAAGCTGACCGGCTCATAA
- a CDS encoding YggS family pyridoxal phosphate-dependent enzyme, which produces MKETIINNLHTVHNRIAHACEKSGRNPADVRLLLATKTVFPEYIRIAIEAGERLIGENKVQEFRDKHEALSDLSVERHFIGHLQHNKVKDVLKYVSCVQSLDRLSIAQELDKRLQQEGRNLDVFIQVNTSYEESKFGLQPADVAGFIRELKSLDTLQVKGLMTIGLLDVDREKMRPSLTLLRQTREQLIAAGIENSDQFKLSMGMSQDLDMAIAEGADIVRVGTAIFGNRVIGKEIWNESEAEK; this is translated from the coding sequence ATGAAAGAAACCATCATCAATAACCTTCATACCGTTCACAACCGCATCGCACACGCCTGTGAAAAATCCGGCAGGAATCCGGCAGATGTCCGGCTTTTATTGGCTACCAAAACAGTTTTTCCTGAATACATCCGCATCGCTATCGAAGCTGGTGAACGGCTGATCGGAGAGAATAAAGTACAGGAGTTCCGTGATAAACACGAAGCCCTTTCTGATCTTTCTGTTGAAAGACACTTTATTGGTCACCTGCAACATAACAAGGTAAAAGATGTCCTGAAATACGTTTCCTGTGTCCAGTCCCTCGACAGGCTATCTATCGCACAGGAACTGGACAAACGACTGCAACAGGAGGGGAGAAATCTCGACGTTTTTATCCAGGTAAATACTTCTTATGAAGAAAGTAAATTCGGTTTGCAGCCTGCTGACGTAGCCGGTTTTATCCGAGAGTTGAAATCACTGGATACACTACAGGTTAAAGGCTTGATGACCATCGGTCTCCTTGATGTAGACAGAGAAAAAATGCGCCCGTCACTCACCTTGCTCCGGCAGACCAGGGAACAGCTTATCGCAGCTGGTATTGAAAATAGTGATCAGTTCAAATTATCAATGGGTATGTCCCAGGATCTCGATATGGCGATAGCGGAAGGCGCTGATATCGTTCGTGTAGGTACTGCCATCTTTGGAAATCGCGTGATTGGAAAAGAGATCTGGAATGAAAGTGAAGCAGAAAAGTAA